The sequence TGGATGGCGTCGAGCAGGAACTGCGCCGGCAGTACTACGCCAACGGTTTCTACGGCGTGCAGATCAAGACCGAGGTCGTCGAGGAGCCCGACAACCGCGTCAAGGTGGCGATCAAGATCACCGAGGGCGAGGTCGCCAAGATCAGCCAGATCAACATCGTCGGCAATAACGCCTTCACCGACGAGGAGCTACTCGAGTCCTTCAAGCTGGAGCCGACCCGGGTCATCGCCTTCTTCCAGAAGAGTGACCGCTACTCCAAGCAGCAGTTGCTGGGTGACCTCGAGAGCCTGAGCTCCTACTACCAGGATCGCGGCTACCTGCGCTTCAGCGTGGACTCGGTACAGGTGGCGCTGAGCCCGGACAAGCGCGACATCTTCGTCACGGTCAACGTTTCCGAGGGGCGCGTGTATAAGGTGCGCGACTTCAGCCTTACCGGTAACCTGGTGCTGACGGAGGAGCAGCTGCGGCGCCTGATTACGGTCAAGGCGGGCGACACCTTCTCGCGGCGCGAGGCGACCGAGAGCGGCAACCGCATCAGCGCCGTGCTGTCGGACCTCGGCTATGCCTTCGCCAAGGTCGAGCCGGTGCCCGAGGTGCACGACGAGGCGCAGGAGGTCAGCATCGACTTCCGCGTGGATGCCGGCAAGCGCGTGTACGTGCGCCGCATCAACTTCACCGGCCACGCCAAGACCAACGACGAAACCCTGCGGCGCGAGATGCGCCAGCTCGAGGGCGCGCCCTTCTCGCGCACGGCGGTGGAACGCTCGCGCACCCGCCTGGCGCGCCTGCCGTTCATCGAGGAGGCGGAGGTCGAGACCAAGCCGGTCCCCGGCACGGAGGACCAGGTGGACGTCAACTTCACAGTCAAAGAACGCCCGCCAGGCTCGATCCAGCTGGGTGTCGGCTTCTCGGACGCCTCGGGTTTCCTGATCTCCGGCAGTGTGACGCATACCAATTTCCGCGGCACCGGCGACCGGGTCGAGTTCAGTGCACAAAACAATGAGTTCTCCAGGCAGTTCAGCGCCAGCTGGACCGATCCTTATGCCACCCGCGACGGTGTGAGCCGCACGATCGCCGCATTCTTCCGCAAGTCCGAGCAGGTGGTCCGCTTCAGCTCCGGCTTCAACATCAACGCTACCGGGCTGTCGCTGACCTATGGCCTGCCGATCAGCGAGTTCTCGGCGCTGCGCCTGGGACTGGCTTACGAGCAGACATCGGTGGACGCCTTCACCGGCATCAGCTCGGATGAGCTGCTGTTGTTCACGACCGAAAACGGCACCAAGTTCGACGCTTATGAACTGCGCACCGGCGCATCCCGCGACACCCGGAATCGTACGGTATTCGCCACCAGCGGCATGCTGGATCGCTTCAATTTCGACCTGGTGCTGCCCGGCAGCGACCTGACCTATTACCGCGGCGTGTTCGATCACGAACAGTACATCCCGCTGCGCGCAGATTTCATCGTCCAGCTCAAGGGGCGACTGGGATATGCCGATGGCTACGGCGACAGCCGGGACATCCCGCCTTATGAGAATTTCTTCGCCGGCGGCTTCGAGTCAGTGCGTGGTTTTCGGGATGGCACGCTTGGCCCGCGCGATACGCCGGCCCCCGGACGCGAGTCCAACCCATTCGGTGGCAAGCTGGTGACCACCCTGCAGACTGAGCTGATCGTGCCCACGCCGCTGGAGAGCAACAACAAGTCCACGCGTCTGTCGGTGTTCTT comes from Nevskiales bacterium and encodes:
- the bamA gene encoding outer membrane protein assembly factor BamA; translated protein: MRLSRKLLWILLGTLLSVPAWAFEAFIIEHIRVEGLQRLEVGTVLTYLPLSTGDEINEQTGQQAIRALYGTGLFQDVSLEREGGTLVIRVQERPSISSLSIEGNKKLGGDELKKGLADAGLAEGELFKRALLDGVEQELRRQYYANGFYGVQIKTEVVEEPDNRVKVAIKITEGEVAKISQINIVGNNAFTDEELLESFKLEPTRVIAFFQKSDRYSKQQLLGDLESLSSYYQDRGYLRFSVDSVQVALSPDKRDIFVTVNVSEGRVYKVRDFSLTGNLVLTEEQLRRLITVKAGDTFSRREATESGNRISAVLSDLGYAFAKVEPVPEVHDEAQEVSIDFRVDAGKRVYVRRINFTGHAKTNDETLRREMRQLEGAPFSRTAVERSRTRLARLPFIEEAEVETKPVPGTEDQVDVNFTVKERPPGSIQLGVGFSDASGFLISGSVTHTNFRGTGDRVEFSAQNNEFSRQFSASWTDPYATRDGVSRTIAAFFRKSEQVVRFSSGFNINATGLSLTYGLPISEFSALRLGLAYEQTSVDAFTGISSDELLLFTTENGTKFDAYELRTGASRDTRNRTVFATSGMLDRFNFDLVLPGSDLTYYRGVFDHEQYIPLRADFIVQLKGRLGYADGYGDSRDIPPYENFFAGGFESVRGFRDGTLGPRDTPAPGRESNPFGGKLVTTLQTELIVPTPLESNNKSTRLSVFFDVGNVFAEPGDFDLSDLRQSTGVAFYWLTPFFGVLKVSLAYPLNEEDEDEIDRFQISFGVGL